Proteins encoded within one genomic window of Dethiosulfovibrio peptidovorans:
- the lysS gene encoding lysine--tRNA ligase → MSEKERGTVAPEDEILRQRLDKLRRLRENEGYDPYVHENWDVEHVLAQVREEYDCIDVDQSRKDVHLSVAGRLMTVRKQGKAAFANMQDETGSMQLYFRLDTMGEEDYGFFKKWIDAGDIIGVQGHPFRTKRGELTVAVERCVLLSKALRPLPEKWHGLTDMEVRYRKRYVDLMVNPDVRDVFRQRARIISSVRSTLEAHGTMEVETPILSYLAGGANARPFVTHHNALDLDMYLRIATELHLKRLVVGMMGRVYEMGKNFRNEGMDAMHNPEFTAMEVYWPYCDYVDMMNLTEEIVRNAARDAMGTTTVTWQGTELDLGAPFRRATMVELVREICSVDFDEIDSDEEARHIARDKGLELDGTESRFKILTMMIETFVESHLVQPTFVMGHPTEISPLSKRDPERPDYTHRFELFICGSEVANGFSELNDPIDQRARFEDQARLKEAGDDESHPFDEDFVNALEQGLPPTGGLGVGIDRIVMFLTDSRSIRDVILFPTMKPKD, encoded by the coding sequence ATGAGTGAGAAGGAACGAGGCACCGTAGCGCCCGAGGATGAGATCCTCCGGCAGAGATTGGATAAACTTCGGAGGCTTCGGGAAAACGAGGGATACGACCCCTATGTTCACGAAAACTGGGACGTGGAACATGTTCTGGCCCAGGTTCGTGAGGAGTACGACTGTATAGATGTTGATCAGTCCCGGAAGGACGTTCACCTCTCCGTGGCAGGTCGGCTCATGACGGTTCGGAAGCAGGGCAAGGCGGCCTTTGCCAACATGCAGGACGAGACCGGATCGATGCAGCTCTATTTCCGCTTGGACACCATGGGCGAGGAGGACTACGGGTTTTTCAAGAAATGGATCGACGCCGGCGATATTATCGGTGTTCAGGGCCATCCCTTCAGGACCAAACGGGGAGAGTTGACCGTGGCGGTGGAACGGTGTGTTCTCCTGAGTAAGGCCCTCCGTCCTCTACCGGAGAAGTGGCATGGTCTGACCGACATGGAGGTTCGGTATCGGAAGAGGTACGTCGACCTCATGGTCAATCCCGACGTTCGGGACGTCTTCCGTCAGAGGGCCAGGATCATTTCGTCGGTTCGCTCCACACTTGAAGCTCACGGGACCATGGAGGTGGAGACGCCGATCCTTTCCTACCTCGCAGGGGGAGCCAACGCCCGTCCCTTTGTCACCCATCACAACGCTCTCGATCTGGACATGTACCTCCGAATCGCCACCGAGCTCCACCTGAAGCGGCTTGTCGTCGGGATGATGGGGCGGGTGTACGAGATGGGCAAGAACTTCCGTAACGAGGGCATGGACGCGATGCACAACCCGGAGTTCACGGCCATGGAGGTCTATTGGCCCTACTGCGACTACGTGGACATGATGAACCTCACCGAGGAGATCGTCCGCAACGCAGCTCGGGACGCCATGGGAACCACTACCGTGACGTGGCAGGGTACCGAACTGGACCTCGGTGCCCCTTTTCGTAGGGCGACGATGGTCGAGCTGGTTCGAGAGATTTGCTCCGTGGACTTCGATGAGATTGACTCCGACGAGGAAGCTCGGCATATCGCCAGGGATAAGGGACTGGAGCTGGATGGCACCGAGAGTCGGTTCAAGATTCTGACCATGATGATCGAGACCTTCGTCGAAAGTCACCTCGTCCAGCCCACCTTCGTCATGGGGCATCCTACTGAGATATCCCCCCTGTCCAAACGGGATCCTGAGAGGCCTGACTACACCCATCGATTTGAGCTCTTCATCTGTGGCAGCGAGGTAGCCAACGGCTTCAGCGAGCTCAACGATCCCATCGACCAGAGAGCCCGTTTCGAGGATCAGGCCCGGCTCAAGGAGGCCGGAGACGATGAGAGTCACCCCTTTGACGAGGATTTCGTGAACGCCCTGGAGCAGGGCTTGCCCCCAACAGGAGGTCTGGGAGTCGGCATCGATCGGATAGTCATGTTCCTCACCGACAGTCGATCCATTCGAGACGTCATCCTCTTCCCGACGATGAAGCCTAAGGACTGA
- a CDS encoding dihydrouridine synthase encodes MLSPLAGVTVPGIRCLFWRLGVGLAHTEMVSCAGLIRENKKTAGMLARAPDEGPLILQLFAGDRDTLLRGAQRALELGGPFDGIGINMACPMPKVLKKGAGARLLDRLDIAVSMVQGLKTFGLPVWPKIRKIVSRDGGPDTLTFASALIEAGADNVGIHGRTASQRYEGCSDLNEVFRVARAFPGFISASGDMTGPESVTKALDGGCVSVFLARGAVADPFVIPRILAYLGYNVQDSPFLRASLEDRAELFAALADDLVSLHGEKVALVLLKRMMSGMFCGVPGCAPYKRAIGAVSGWAAVHDLTRRWRQFFERGLFDE; translated from the coding sequence ATGCTGTCGCCTCTGGCCGGAGTGACGGTTCCGGGAATCCGGTGCCTGTTCTGGCGTCTGGGGGTGGGGCTGGCTCACACCGAGATGGTAAGCTGTGCCGGGCTCATTCGAGAGAACAAAAAGACCGCTGGCATGCTGGCCCGGGCTCCTGATGAAGGCCCTCTGATCCTGCAGCTTTTTGCCGGTGATCGGGATACCTTGCTCCGGGGAGCCCAGAGGGCTCTGGAGCTTGGCGGTCCTTTTGACGGCATCGGCATCAACATGGCCTGTCCTATGCCCAAGGTCCTGAAGAAGGGGGCTGGGGCTCGGCTTCTGGATCGGCTGGATATTGCCGTCTCGATGGTTCAGGGGCTTAAGACTTTTGGGTTGCCCGTGTGGCCTAAAATCCGCAAGATCGTCTCCAGGGACGGAGGGCCTGATACCCTGACTTTTGCCTCCGCCCTCATCGAGGCTGGTGCGGATAACGTGGGCATCCACGGTAGAACCGCCTCTCAGAGGTATGAGGGATGTTCGGATCTGAACGAGGTCTTTAGAGTCGCTCGGGCTTTCCCGGGGTTCATCTCGGCCTCAGGGGATATGACGGGGCCTGAATCGGTGACCAAAGCCCTGGATGGTGGATGTGTCTCGGTGTTCCTCGCCCGAGGCGCTGTTGCCGATCCCTTCGTTATCCCTCGTATCCTGGCTTACTTAGGCTATAATGTCCAGGATTCCCCGTTCCTTCGGGCGTCTCTGGAGGATCGGGCGGAGCTCTTCGCTGCCCTGGCGGACGATCTGGTCTCCCTGCATGGGGAAAAAGTGGCCCTTGTTCTTCTGAAACGGATGATGTCCGGGATGTTTTGCGGGGTGCCGGGGTGTGCTCCCTATAAACGGGCGATTGGAGCTGTCTCCGGTTGGGCTGCTGTACACGATCTGACCCGCCGCTGGCGGCAATTTTTTGAAAGGGGACTGTTCGATGAGTGA
- a CDS encoding pantothenate kinase, translating to MFLGIDVGNTTTVVGLLDDDRIVCHWRLVSERKTSDELGLLLLNLLNVSSVLPSEISGAAISSVVPALDKNFVEAVSLYLNTTCLSISAEMDLGIEIAYANRWEVGADRLVNSVAGVAQYGAPLIVVDFGTAITLDVISPKGAYLGGTISPGLVTSMDALFGKTSKLPQVALEVPESVIGVSTKTAIQSGVVYGTAGSVDALVRHIWRELGTVTPVVATGGHASTMAEVSETIDSVDPWLTLEGLRLIYDRVQGDQKR from the coding sequence ATGTTTCTTGGTATTGACGTGGGGAACACCACGACCGTGGTCGGACTTCTTGACGATGACCGTATTGTTTGCCACTGGAGGCTCGTCTCGGAGAGAAAGACCTCCGATGAGCTTGGCCTTTTGTTGCTCAATCTCCTGAACGTGTCGTCGGTTCTTCCCTCGGAGATATCGGGGGCCGCCATATCCAGTGTGGTCCCGGCCCTGGACAAGAACTTTGTCGAGGCGGTCTCGTTGTACCTGAACACCACGTGTCTGTCGATATCGGCGGAGATGGACCTGGGGATCGAGATCGCCTATGCTAACAGGTGGGAGGTGGGGGCCGACCGTCTGGTCAACTCGGTGGCCGGGGTCGCTCAATACGGAGCTCCTCTGATCGTGGTGGACTTCGGTACGGCCATTACCCTGGACGTGATCTCTCCGAAAGGGGCGTACCTGGGAGGGACCATCTCGCCGGGGCTGGTGACGAGCATGGACGCGCTCTTCGGCAAGACATCCAAGCTTCCTCAAGTGGCTCTGGAGGTCCCCGAAAGCGTTATCGGGGTGTCCACCAAGACGGCCATTCAGTCCGGGGTTGTCTATGGAACGGCTGGTTCCGTGGATGCCCTGGTGCGCCATATCTGGAGGGAGTTGGGAACAGTCACCCCTGTGGTGGCTACCGGTGGCCATGCCTCAACCATGGCCGAGGTCTCCGAGACCATAGATTCGGTTGATCCCTGGCTGACCCTGGAGGGGCTTCGCCTGATCTACGATCGGGTTCAGGGGGATCAAAAACGGTGA
- a CDS encoding competence protein ComEA produces the protein MAVSKGKRILLLPLVGLLCFVLAGSLIRHFAGRWESGLPTTVAGPAPSEHLSVSEVSEGDSSSTVPVSTTTPKPPAQWVVYVTGAVRSPGVYHLPPDSRAYHLVESAGGLTPRADPVAVNLAAPLADGIHLHVPAKEALPGVVGVGRSAGERASSKGRAPSEQPITSRPVNLNQADKTDLMALPGVGPVTAGRILDYRRKEGAFRSVDELLKVRGIGPRKLEVLRPLVTVR, from the coding sequence TTGGCGGTAAGTAAAGGAAAGAGGATACTGCTCCTGCCCCTCGTGGGGCTCCTCTGTTTCGTCCTGGCTGGGAGCCTGATTCGACATTTCGCTGGTCGCTGGGAGAGTGGTCTCCCGACGACCGTGGCAGGGCCGGCTCCATCAGAGCACCTTTCCGTCTCCGAGGTGTCGGAAGGGGATTCCTCCTCGACTGTTCCCGTCTCAACAACGACGCCTAAGCCTCCAGCCCAGTGGGTGGTCTATGTCACAGGGGCTGTCCGGTCCCCCGGGGTCTACCATCTGCCTCCCGACAGTCGGGCGTACCATCTGGTGGAATCAGCGGGTGGGCTCACTCCTCGGGCTGATCCGGTGGCGGTGAACTTGGCGGCTCCTCTGGCAGATGGGATCCATCTTCACGTCCCTGCTAAGGAAGCTTTGCCCGGAGTCGTCGGTGTCGGAAGAAGTGCCGGGGAGAGGGCTTCTTCGAAAGGGCGTGCCCCGTCCGAACAGCCGATCACGTCACGACCAGTAAACCTGAATCAAGCCGACAAAACTGATCTGATGGCCTTGCCCGGGGTGGGGCCGGTTACTGCCGGCCGGATCCTGGACTACCGTCGAAAAGAAGGGGCTTTTCGATCCGTGGATGAACTCCTGAAGGTTCGGGGTATCGGTCCCCGCAAGCTGGAAGTCCTGCGTCCTCTGGTGACGGTTCGCTGA
- the miaB gene encoding tRNA (N6-isopentenyl adenosine(37)-C2)-methylthiotransferase MiaB: MGSFAIKIYGCQMNAYDGDRLRTALILRGWREVPEESADVVLYVGCSIRDKAEHKVWSELGRHRLSWESRRGPLVCLVGCIAQNVGREMMSRFPWLRLVAGPRSLGGVPSGVERIMAGETVDLIDQDPRSVHDLDVTPVYRINPWRASVTIAYGCDNFCTYCIVPHVRGRFQSRPPGDIMREVRELVGEGVQEISLLGQNVDTYGSDLENYRFSDLLREVAETDGVELVRFLTSYPNDLTSDVVEVMASHPSICPGINLPIQAGSDRILKRMNRRYSLEEYARTVEMIRSGLPEVGLTSDLIVGFPGETEEEFQASMAAIRRFRFDLVHTAAYSPRSGTPAASMKDQLSREEKQRRLGEINRLQASIAMEINRALVGRRYRILLDSVAPKGDGLIQGRTGTDKVILCPGESSWLGRFAQVEILRAENWCLHGRVISVE, encoded by the coding sequence GATGAACGCCTACGATGGGGACCGGCTTCGGACGGCCCTGATCCTTCGGGGGTGGCGTGAGGTTCCAGAGGAGAGCGCCGACGTCGTCCTCTACGTCGGGTGTAGTATACGGGATAAGGCCGAACATAAGGTCTGGAGCGAGCTGGGCCGCCATCGTCTGTCCTGGGAGTCTCGCCGGGGGCCCTTGGTCTGTCTGGTGGGATGTATCGCTCAGAACGTGGGGCGAGAGATGATGAGCCGTTTCCCCTGGCTTCGGCTGGTGGCCGGTCCCCGGAGCCTGGGCGGCGTGCCATCTGGGGTGGAGCGGATCATGGCCGGGGAGACGGTAGACCTGATCGACCAGGATCCCCGGTCGGTTCACGATCTGGACGTGACGCCCGTGTATCGGATCAACCCGTGGCGGGCATCGGTGACGATAGCCTACGGATGCGATAATTTCTGCACGTACTGTATCGTTCCGCACGTTCGGGGGCGGTTTCAGTCCCGTCCTCCCGGGGATATCATGCGAGAGGTTCGGGAACTCGTGGGCGAGGGGGTTCAGGAGATCTCCCTCTTGGGGCAGAACGTGGATACCTACGGATCGGATCTGGAGAACTATCGTTTTTCCGACCTCCTCAGGGAGGTGGCCGAGACCGACGGGGTGGAGCTGGTTCGATTTCTCACGTCCTACCCCAACGACCTCACCAGTGACGTGGTCGAGGTTATGGCGTCCCACCCCAGCATCTGTCCCGGGATAAACCTGCCCATCCAGGCCGGAAGCGACAGAATTCTCAAGAGGATGAACCGCCGGTATTCCCTTGAGGAATACGCCCGGACGGTGGAGATGATCCGATCGGGGCTTCCCGAGGTTGGATTGACCTCCGACCTGATCGTGGGATTCCCCGGCGAGACGGAGGAGGAGTTTCAGGCGTCGATGGCGGCGATTCGACGGTTTCGGTTCGATCTGGTCCACACCGCTGCGTATTCGCCCCGATCGGGGACGCCGGCGGCGTCCATGAAGGATCAACTGAGCAGGGAGGAAAAACAGCGTAGATTGGGTGAGATCAACCGGCTTCAGGCCTCCATCGCCATGGAAATCAACCGGGCCCTGGTGGGGCGACGATATCGCATACTGCTCGACAGCGTAGCTCCCAAGGGCGATGGCCTGATCCAGGGCCGGACCGGAACCGATAAAGTGATTCTCTGTCCCGGGGAGTCGTCCTGGCTCGGACGCTTTGCCCAGGTGGAGATTCTTCGTGCCGAAAATTGGTGTCTGCACGGACGTGTGATCTCGGTCGAGTGA